The DNA segment TTGATGATCCCAATCTTCGCTTCATTCCCTAGTGCTTTTCTAATGCCATTGAAATGGCCATAAGCAATATCATGTCCTCCGCCTATAACCACCAACTGCTGTTTTGCCAGCAAAGCCTTAGCTACAATTTCTGAAAACTGGGCTTGTGTCGATCCGAGATTAGCATCATGACAAGTGATATCTCCCAGGTCATGAATGGCGGCAATATCATGTGCAGCCAGATTGGCAAGTGCTTTTCTAAATGCTTGCGGCCCATCTACGGCACCTACTTTCCCTTTATTTCTGCGGACACCTTCGTCACAGGCATAACCTAAGAGGCTAAATCCCGGGCCGTAGTTAGGTAATTGATGAATGTGTATTGGCTTCACGATCTGGTGCACGCGATACTGACTGATATCAGTTTGACTGTCAATTCGGCCGGTCCATATACTGGAGTCTGTTAACTGGTACCTATCCATGGATTCGGGTTCCGTTTTTCCAGGTGCCAACGGGTTTCATTTGGCCCTGATAATATAAGATGTCACGATAGTCCGAAGTTGGAAAAGCAACCAGATCACCCATTTTGCCTGGTGTTAATTGGCCGCGATCCGTAAGGCCTAAAGCTGCAGCAGCTCTAAAGGTTAAACCTGCGAATGTTTCAGCTGTACTCAGCTTTTCCATGGTACTCAGAATAGCTGCCTGAGTAAGAAGGTCCCCCATTGGAGCCGATCCGGGATTCCAGTCACTGGCGATGGCCAGACAGCCTCCTTGGTCCAATAATTGTCTTGCGGGTGTAAAAGGGCACCCCAAACCCAGTGAAGCACCGGGTAAGGCAGTGCCAATTACATCACTTTTGGCTAATCTTAAAATATCTTTTTCAGTACTAGCTTCCAGATGGTCTACACTTCGAACGCCGACATTAACACCCAATTCGCTACCGCAGCTACTGAACTGGTCTCCATGAATAGTGAGGTCAAATCCCATTGACTTGGCAGTTTCCAGATAGGGCTGACTTTCTGCTACAGTAAATGCCCCTTCTTCTGTAAAAATGTCGATCCGCTGCGCTAATGATTCTGCTTTGACGGTGGGGAGCAAATCTGACAACATTAATGTCAGGTATTCTTGATTAGTGCCTGGGAAATCTCTGGGTTTGGTATGTGCCGCCAGACAAGTTGCGACCAGCTCAATTGGAGTAGATTGCTGCGCCTTCTGGATCGTACGAAGCATTTTCAATTCCTCTTCTACCGAAAGACCATAACCACTTTTCACTTCACAGGTGGTAATGCCGTACAGGATTTGACGAGATATACGCTGGAGCATTCCTTCCAGCAAGTCATTGGCGGAAGCCGCTCTGGTATGAGTTACGGTATCCCAAATGCCTCCGCCAGCTTTTGCGATCTCCAGGTAGCTTTTGCCGGCGATGCGCATAGCATAGTCTCGTTCCCTTGTGCCTCCAAAACAAATGTGTGTATGACTATCTATGAGGCCCGGAAGTGCAACCATAGGGCTGGTGATCTCTTCCAATTCATCAAAATCTCCCGATTTCAATTCGGCCCATGGACCCACCTGGACAATTACTTCATCATCGACGAGTATACCTCCGTATTCAATGACCTCCAGTTCATCGTCTTTTATCGCACCCTTTAGTACAAGACCTTTCAGAGTGACCAATTGCTGAAATGGACCAATCAGCTTCATAGGATCAAGTCATGTTTTTTACCAACAGTTACCGCTTCTTCATAGCCTGCATCCATGTGTCGGATCACACCCATGGCCGGATCATTGTGGAGCACACGTTCAATGCATCTTTCGGCACGATCTGTACCATCCGCAAGGATTACAACACCTGCGTGCTGGGAGTAACCAATCCCAACGCCACCACCGTGATGGAAAGAAACCCAGGTAGCGCCGCCGCCTGTATTGGCCATCAAATTCAATAGTGGCCAATCGGAAACTGCATCCGATCCATCTTTCATGCCTTCTGTTTCTCGGTTGGGAGAAGCCACAGAACCACAGTCGAGGTGATCTCTTCCGATTACAATCGGGGCTTTGACTTTTCCAGTCCTGACCAGGTCATTGAAGATTTTTCCGGCTTTCTCTCTTTCTCCGAGGCCTAACCAGCAAATACGGCAGGGCAGTCCTTGAAAAGCGATCTTTTCTTTCGCCTGGGTTAACCAATTGATCAGGTGCGTATTCTCGGGAAATGCTTCCATCAGTGCCTGATCAGTGACATAAATGTCCTCAGGGTCTCCTGACAAAGCCGCCCATCGGAACGGACCCTTACCTTCGCAGAACAATGGACGAACATAGGCAGGGACAAAACCTGGGAAGTCAAAGGCATTGGGTTCACCACCTTCTTGTGCAAAAGCCCGCAGGTTATTGCCATAGTCGAAGGTTATGCTGCCACGTTTTTGCATTTCCAGCATGAATCCTACATGTCGCGCCATGCTTTTGATGGATTTGGAGCGATAGGCCTGAGGATCGTTAGCTCGTAGTGTCTCCGCTTCTTTGAGAGAAATGCCATGCGGTACGTATCCATAGATCGGGTCATGAGCAGAAGTCTGATCTGTAAGTACATCCGGGATGATGTTATCCTGAAGCAATCTTTCTAATACATCACCAATGTCACCAACCAATCCAACGGAAAGTGCTTCTCCTTTTTCCTTAGCAACCATTACCCATTCGACGGCTTCTTCATAAGAATGGGTCATTTTATCGATATAGCGTGTGGCAATCCGCTTTTCTATCCGGGCAGGATCAATGTCTACGCCCAGAAATGCAGCTCCGGCCATGGTCCCTGCCAAAGGCTGAGCACCACCCATTCCTCCCAGGCCACCGGTTACCAATAGTTGGTGTTTTAGGGTACCGCCAAAATGTTGCCGGGCACAGGCAGCAAAGGTTTCATAGGTTCCCTGCAAGATGCCCTGGCTTCCAATATAGATCCAGCTTCCGGCCGTCATTTGACCATACATCATCAAGCCTCGATCTTTCAATTCATTGAAGTGGTCCCAATTGGCCCATTCAGGAACGAGGTTGCTGTTGGCGATCAGCACACGTGGAGCCTCGGCATGTGTTCTGAGGATTCCTACCGGTTTTCCGGATTGTACCAGCAAGCTTTGGTCATCTTCCAGGTTAAGCAGGCACTCGATGATCTTTTCCAGGGACTCGCGATTTCGGGCAGCTTGCCCCGTTCCGCCATATACTACCAGGTTTTCCGGATCTTCGGCCACATCAG comes from the Cytophagales bacterium genome and includes:
- the hutU gene encoding urocanate hydratase, which codes for MTYTKFIEQYAAHPRYQAPTGTTLNAKSWQTEAPLRMLLNNLDADVAEDPENLVVYGGTGQAARNRESLEKIIECLLNLEDDQSLLVQSGKPVGILRTHAEAPRVLIANSNLVPEWANWDHFNELKDRGLMMYGQMTAGSWIYIGSQGILQGTYETFAACARQHFGGTLKHQLLVTGGLGGMGGAQPLAGTMAGAAFLGVDIDPARIEKRIATRYIDKMTHSYEEAVEWVMVAKEKGEALSVGLVGDIGDVLERLLQDNIIPDVLTDQTSAHDPIYGYVPHGISLKEAETLRANDPQAYRSKSIKSMARHVGFMLEMQKRGSITFDYGNNLRAFAQEGGEPNAFDFPGFVPAYVRPLFCEGKGPFRWAALSGDPEDIYVTDQALMEAFPENTHLINWLTQAKEKIAFQGLPCRICWLGLGEREKAGKIFNDLVRTGKVKAPIVIGRDHLDCGSVASPNRETEGMKDGSDAVSDWPLLNLMANTGGGATWVSFHHGGGVGIGYSQHAGVVILADGTDRAERCIERVLHNDPAMGVIRHMDAGYEEAVTVGKKHDLIL
- the hutI gene encoding imidazolonepropionase, giving the protein MKLIGPFQQLVTLKGLVLKGAIKDDELEVIEYGGILVDDEVIVQVGPWAELKSGDFDELEEITSPMVALPGLIDSHTHICFGGTRERDYAMRIAGKSYLEIAKAGGGIWDTVTHTRAASANDLLEGMLQRISRQILYGITTCEVKSGYGLSVEEELKMLRTIQKAQQSTPIELVATCLAAHTKPRDFPGTNQEYLTLMLSDLLPTVKAESLAQRIDIFTEEGAFTVAESQPYLETAKSMGFDLTIHGDQFSSCGSELGVNVGVRSVDHLEASTEKDILRLAKSDVIGTALPGASLGLGCPFTPARQLLDQGGCLAIASDWNPGSAPMGDLLTQAAILSTMEKLSTAETFAGLTFRAAAALGLTDRGQLTPGKMGDLVAFPTSDYRDILYYQGQMKPVGTWKNGTRIHG